The Endozoicomonas sp. 4G DNA segment ATCCCTATAATCCTTAGGATAAAAAACTCCCAAACGTTTATTTTCTTCTACTCTAAAATTGCGATTGTCCACCTGATGATAAAAGCGTGTCTTAACTGAGTCCCGTTTAGCATAGGGTGTGTTAACAAGCTGGAGCCAGTGAATTGTATGCTTAGCGAATTGCTCAGCCACGGGCTCAGTGCTCAGACTTTTCGGGAAGGGTTTGCAAGCCGGTTTTATCGGACGTATAGCGTTGAGATGTTTGTTCCAAAGACTGAAATCGTAGTCCGGGACAGTATTTAAATCTGATTCCATCTCATCGTCTGATGACGAATGTGATACACACCTGGACGAAACAGGTGTACCTGTCCGCCTCGCTTTGAAATTGGTATCGATTGCACTTAAAGGTTTTAACTCAGGTTCAGAACCTAGTGGCAAAGATGATACAAACCTTGAGGGGTTAACCGAAAATTTTGTGGTGGAGCTTTGAGCTATTTCAGAAGATTCAACACCCTCTGCTCCGGGCTGGGAATATGTGCCGGATTGTAAGCCTGTAGGTTTAATATCCATATTTCTTATCCTCCATGCACATATACTTGCTGTTAATACCTTTCCTGAAGTCAGCTTATTTAATCAGCCTGTTCAATCCTGCCTGACAGTATTTCAGGCAACTTCAAGAGAGCGTGCGAATTATATGATTCTAAAACTACTGTCTTAATGACAACGAGGAAATGATTTAGTTCATTGCCAACTTCTGCTGCCCGGATTCCGCAAAATCCGGGAACATATGCTCTAGCCGCTCTCTGATACGGATCTCATTCTCTTGATCAAATTTTAAATAATCCAGTGCAGCTTTTAACAATAATAAGCGGTCATTGGTTTTGACCACCAGCTTCAATCCTTCGTCGTGTACTTTCTGAATAACATTCAAGAATTGCATGATATGAATACTATCACCAGTAACATTACACTCCATAAAAACAGCCTGATGCTCTGTTTTGGATAAATGGCTGAAATGGTACTCCTCGCTTACAACCGCTTTTCCGGGTAAATAGGGGTGACCCACCTGGCGGATCTGTTCGATTGGAATACCGAGTTCTTTGGCTATTTCGTTTATTGATACAGCCTGTTCAGTGATCACCCCTGCCGCATTGCGGCCTTGATACTGAGCCAGTTGCGATAGTGCATCAGCAGCCTGTACTTCAGGGCTGTGCCACCATTGGGAACGGTAACTGTCTCCCTGCAAATCGCTCAGGTAAAGAAAATTATGGGCGTCCCCGGTTAAGGGATCAATATCGACGGGGCATGCCGCTTTGACAGGAATATGATGATTTGAACTGACCATGATAGCTTTATTCTCAGCGATCACATGTTTCATTGCTTTTGCCAGAAATTGGTCGCTGAAGTAATCGCCGTTGGTATCATCGATCACCATCAAATCTTTACCGGCAAGCATTCCCTCGATCTTGCTATCCCATTCATCACCCTGAAAGTACTGATACAGTTTACCTGCCTTATCTGCGTCTAGATACAGGGTGTTGAGACCATAGTCGGCTGCTTTTTTGGTAACGGCTACACAAAGATGTGTCTTTCCCAATCCTGGTGATCCGGTCAGGAACAGTCCCATGGGCTTTGAGGCTTCACCCTGATTATTAATCACAGCGTGCGTGAACTTCCGCGCCGTCTCATACATCAGTTCCTGCTGTGTTGAGCGGTGTTCGAATTGATCTATATCAGCGTCAAGATTTTCAGTGTGGAACTTTGACCCCTGGTGCACCGGCTTTGGTTCCATCGTCGCAGAGACAGGCAAAAGCGGTTGACGATGCCAGACTTGATCGCACTCGGACAAAAAACATTCCCAGAACTTAGTATTAAAGCGAGCCGCAATAGTGATACCACCAATAGGGTGGTCATAGGGCTTGATATCGCCGGCCAGCTCTCTATAGCTCGTTTTTCCTTTAATGGCAAGGATTGTGTCAGAACCCTGCGGTTCATTGTAGCCATCAATCAGTATTCTTTTGACTTGGTCGTAGGTTTTCGGTTCATCAAATTCATCTGGATCAAACCCCAGATAGAGATTCTGTCCGCTGCTGTTTTGCCCGGTGCATACCAGATTAAAACCGACAGCAGAACCGCTTGCGTGCTTCAAATCGTAGTCTTTTACGCCCTCAATATAGAGAATATCACCTTTTTTTATCTCCTGTTCTGACTGCTCAGTGCTCCATGAATCTTCGTAAAACTCAAGATTATTAAACAGACGGAAGAGCGGGTTGCTTAAATTGATCGGATCTACATATTTACCTTTAAATGCGAGCAATTCAGAACTTTGGCTGATGTGACTGAAAAGGTCGGCGGAAATTCTGAACTTTGAGACCGGTGCGCCAAAGATGCGGTCGAATTCGCTGGAGCCAATGATGGTTTCAATGGCCCGATACTGGCAGGCCAAAAGGGTCGTTGCACAGTCTGCAGTGGTGGGGCCATGAAAAAAAGCATTCAGACACTCGCTTGGTTTATGCCCATTATCCGTTGATACAAAACTAATCACGTGCTTCGTGTCAAAATATTCCGGTAGTGAGTGCAACACGGGTTTGAAACTTTTTGACAGTTCAGGAAGCTCGTGATCCCTATAATCCTCACGATAAAAAACACCCAAACGTTTATTTGCTTTTACTCTAAGATCGCACACCTGATTATAAAAAATTGTCGTAACTGATTCCCGTTCAGCGTAGGGTGTGTTAACACGCTGGAGCCAGTTAATTGTATTCTCAGCGAATTGCTCAGCCATGGGCTTAGTGCTCAGGCTTTTTGGGAAGGGTTTGTAAGCGGGTTTTATCGGGCGTATAGAGTTGAGATGATCGATC contains these protein-coding regions:
- a CDS encoding ATP-binding protein is translated as MDIKPTGLQSGTYSQPGAEGVESSEIAQSSTTKFSVKPSRFVSFLPPGSAPDLKPLSAINTDFKPRWIGKSVSSRCVSSLPSDDERKSGLNTVPDYDLNRWIDHLNSIRPIKPAYKPFPKSLSTKPMAEQFAENTINWLQRVNTPYAERESVTTIFYNQVCDLRVKANKRLGVFYREDYRDHELPELSKSFKPVLHSLPEYFDTKHVISFVSTDNGHKPSECLNAFFHGPTTADCATTLLACQYRAIETIIGSSEFDRIFGAPVSKFRISADLFSHISQSSELLAFKGKYVDPINLSNPLFRLFNNLEFYEDSWSTEQSEQEIKKGDILYIEGVKDYDLKHASGSAVGFNLVCTGQNSSGQNLYLGFDPDEFDEPKTYDQVKRILIDGYNEPQGSDTILAIKGKTSYRELAGDIKPYDHPIGGITIAARFNTKFWECFLSECDQVWHRQPLLPVSATMEPKPVHQGSKFHTENLDADIDQFEHRSTQQELMYETARKFTHAVINNQGEASKPMGLFLTGSPGLGKTHLCVAVTKKAADYGLNTLYLDADKAGKLYQYFQGDEWDSKIEGMLAGKDLMVIDDTNGDYFSDQFLAKAMKHVIAENKAIMVSSNHHIPVKAACPVDIDPLTGDAHNFLYLSDLQGDSYRSQWWHSPEVQAADALSQLAQYQGRNAAGVITEQAVSINEIAKELGIPIEQIRQVGHPYLPGKAVVSEEYHFSHLSKTEHQAVFMECNVTGDSIHIMQFLNVIQKVHDEGLKLVVKTNDRLLLLKAALDYLKFDQENEIRIRERLEHMFPDFAESGQQKLAMN